From a single Eremothecium sinecaudum strain ATCC 58844 chromosome III, complete sequence genomic region:
- the RBA50 gene encoding Rba50p (Syntenic homolog of Ashbya gossypii AFR727W; Syntenic homolog of Saccharomyces cerevisiae YDR527W (RBA50)), which translates to MDMLADVVERDTTAVNNGATDKIKSAAGAAQSGFPELYQPEKVSNWRVRLQQKKRNSQQKGPSAPRSTRDTATKVVGEKTEITEAEKIHRENVELMSKMSPEQIEAEREELLGMLGPKVVEALISRSSKRASKLFPEMEGAAGTWVGGSRERPDMPLPDDESVDKALGVTERGTERATEEDVYNYPDTMHEDEDDIAPQEYQFIQKMDHMTNEELLQDVHFVRNDAPTAELDLKDPAFMEKLHERYFPDLAIENNKLEWMKPLTETSTGQHVEIDDVSECRFDFKGDMVPPDRQISSTRTGLHHHSDNPQLAGYTLVELEHLSRSSFAPQRCIAIQTLGRVLYKLGKQSYYQLVPSVDSETYAKEGGVTGVMNKIYSMFWDLIKSLSIIETLQVCADETKTKNINVRNYAIEALWLWKQAGGDPRTKKSPIP; encoded by the coding sequence ATGGACATGCTTGCTGATGTTGTTGAGCGCGATACGACTGCGGTGAACAATGGTGCTACGGACAAGATCAAGAGCGCTGCCGGAGCGGCGCAATCCGGGTTTCCAGAGTTGTACCAGCCAGAGAAGGTGTCAAATTGGAGGGTTAGGTTGCaacagaagaagagaaacTCGCAGCAGAAGGGACCCAGTGCTCCACGGTCTACTAGGGATACAGCGACGAAGGTAGTTGGGGAGAAGACTGAGATTACTGAGGCTGAAAAAATCCACAGGGAAAACGTGGAGCTTATGTCTAAGATGTCACCAGAGCAAATCGAGGCAGAACGCGAAGAGCTGCTTGGAATGCTTGGTCCCAAGGTTGTTGAGGCACTTATTTCCAGGTCCTCGAAGCGTGCATCTAAACTATTTCCGGAGATGGAAGGGGCTGCAGGTACTTGGGTGGGTGGCAGCAGGGAGCGCCCGGATATGCCTCTTCCGGACGACGAGTCAGTTGATAAGGCTCTTGGAGTGACTGAAAGGGGGACTGAAAGGGCTACTGAAGAGGACGTTTACAATTACCCAGATACAATGCatgaagatgaagatgacaTCGCGCCCCAGGAGTACCAGTTTATACAGAAAATGGATCACATGACTAATGAAGAGCTGTTGCAGGACGTCCACTTTGTCAGGAACGATGCTCCAACAGCCGAGCTCGATCTTAAGGACCCTGCATTCATGGAGAAGCTGCACGAGCGTTATTTCCCTGACCTTGCAATCGAGAATAACAAGCTGGAATGGATGAAACCATTGACAGAGACTAGTACTGGACAGCACGTAGAAATCGACGACGTTTCGGAGTGCCGTTTTGACTTTAAAGGAGATATGGTTCCTCCTGATCGTCAAATTTCGAGCACTAGAACCGGTTTGCATCATCACTCTGATAATCCTCAGCTAGCAGGCTACACTCTTGTTGAGTTGGAACATTTGTCCCGCTCTTCGTTTGCTCCTCAAAGATGTATCGCGATACAGACACTTGGTCGTGTCCTCTATAAGCTGGGAAAACAGTCGTATTACCAGCTTGTTCCTAGCGTAGACAGCGAAACTTACGCAAAGGAAGGCGGGGTTACCGGAGTCATGAACAAGATCTACTCCATGTTCTGGGATCTAATCAAATCGCTATCAATCATAGAAACATTACAGGTGTGTGCCGATGAGACCAAAACTAAAAATATAAACGTCAGGAACTACGCAATAGAGGCACTCTGGCTTTGGAAGCAGGCCGGTGGGGATCCAAGGACTAAGAAGTCCCCTATACCATAA
- the SNA2 gene encoding Sna2p (Syntenic homolog of Ashbya gossypii AFR726W; Syntenic homolog of Saccharomyces cerevisiae YDR525W-A (SNA2)), which yields MNRQHLILVVVAIFFPPLAAGMKQGFLSRCFLTSMILYVVGFLPSLLYTLYSISKHPPSQRRVQASAGRCTYGSTR from the coding sequence ATGAATCGACAACACTTGATACTGGTGGTCGTGGCGATATTCTTTCCGCCGCTTGCGGCGGGCATGAAACAAGGGTTTTTGAGCAGGTGCTTTTTAACGAGCATGATTTTGTACGTGGTAGGATTTCTGCCGTCGCTGTTGTACACCCTATACAGCATTTCGAAGCATCCGCCTTCGCAGCGACGCGTGCAAGCCAGCGCAGGCCGCTGTACTTATGGCTCCACTAGGTAG
- a CDS encoding uncharacterized protein (Syntenic homolog of Ashbya gossypii AFR725C-A; Syntenic homolog of Saccharomyces cerevisiae YDR524C-B and YCL048W-A), with protein sequence MQFKNIVASLAIVAVAQAQGHNNSSGNSTSSANGAVATYGSAGLFGAAVAAGVALLM encoded by the coding sequence ATGCAATTCAAGAATATCGTCGCCTCTCTAGCCATCGTTGCTGTTGCTCAAGCTCAAGGTCACAACAACTCCTCCGGTAACAGCACTTCCAGTGCTAACGGTGCCGTTGCTACTTACGGTTCCGCCGGTTTGTTCGGTGCTGCTGTCGCCGCTGGTGTTGCTTTGTTGATGTAA
- the AGE1 gene encoding GTPase-activating protein AGE1 (Syntenic homolog of Ashbya gossypii AFR725C; Syntenic homolog of Saccharomyces cerevisiae YDR524C (AGE1)) yields MGNIKSSLQECVELDDSVVSLAAETPYGYKQKFILVGRRLYLLLDGWTIEHGKYIITLKTGTYESNLECKLFDSKGMETPVSLEEIKGSGSYLLSPHPNLREGRYTFLMNYGEKCVCRINVYCERLKKNDNDEQLAAAIDSEPVEDKKVLANGSAGTEGGLLVHSVTFPDSKRLVSNDPFPSFIQDGPQFRTQLATWESTLFVLRSYLKTLYKRSAKLKELLYLTSKAFSGVSDAFSDIHDLLKDHPLSSSYMDIILASSTLCISQSRRLSYKASITHEELLRPLQEYLNTIDLKTITNNKKLYHDQAKEYYSYVGKHLSQRTDSALLPKRVQFELQRYDYFYSLLNYIMGSHSRDFAVMLAKFQMYIDPIKKPTIIQLARLYRANYPKFIKLTTEERERLSNVNNYSDLNDFYHLSTDNTSSTPLKEGLLWSYRNNGWHKQWVVLQGSQLSEYSDWKTEAKVRSRPSVSLTFACVKRSAKKPNGFDIITTNSEARSFQAESEDEMKQWLQVLQSAVGVMNIEDSDETRDPLTIVRNTDPSNSTCCDCHSDKLVEWISLNLLCVVCINCSGVHRSLGAHVSKIRSLTLDSFNTRESMDLLKYVSNYYVNSLYEVDKPPLEPTATTAERTAYITEKYADRDQKRLGGSPSRLRVSLIKAIHLESIYLLQKCVAEGVLLSDSYWAQAYDDESLFQYSLKHYEGTKEHQIFTVTEFLVLNGMPVDDFTESPDLASKWSPAQLEYWKSKYQSHHCKNVQVSPQKIPEAVYSYIARSPTSPVVNSYKRWSIGSSPGSNYHFSPPIIGKRHLKFPKKPKKINQDE; encoded by the coding sequence ATGGGTAACATCAAGAGTTCACTGCAGGAGTGCGTGGAATTGGACGATTCCGTAGTCTCCTTGGCAGCTGAAACGCCGTATGGCTATAAACAGAAATTCATTCTTGTTGGACGGAGGCTGTATCTTCTCTTAGATGGTTGGACGATTGAGCATGGTAAGTACATTATTACGCTGAAAACTGGGACATATGAGTCCAATCTGGAGTGCAAACTTTTCGATTCGAAGGGGATGGAAACACCAGTTAGTTTAGAGGAGATTAAGGGCTCAGGTAGTTACTTGCTAAGTCCACATCCTAACCTGAGGGAGGGACGGTATACGTTTTTAATGAATTATGGCGAGAAATGTGTTTGTAGGATAAATGTTTACTGTGAAAGACTGAAAAAGAACGATAATGACGAGCAGCTGGCGGCTGCGATAGACAGTGAGCCTGTTGAGGATAAGAAAGTGTTGGCGAACGGAAGTGCTGGTACAGAGGGCGGACTGCTGGTGCATTCGGTCACGTTTCCAGACTCGAAGAGACTGGTGTCAAATGATCCTTTCCCAAGTTTCATCCAGGATGGTCCACAGTTCCGCACACAGTTAGCGACATGGGAATCTACGTTATTTGTGCTGAGATCGTATTTAAAAACGTTATATAAGCGCTCAGCGAAGTTGAAGGAGCTGCTATACTTGACTTCCAAGGCCTTTAGTGGTGTTTCGGATGCTTTTAGTGATATTCATGATTTACTGAAGGACCATCCGCTGTCTTCGTCATATATGGATATTATACTTGCGTCTTCTACGCTATGTATATCGCAGTCTAGGAGACTGTCTTACAAGGCCAGCATTACACATGAGGAGCTATTGAGGCCGTTACAGGAATATCTGAACACGATAGACCTCAAGACAATAACTAATAACAAGAAGTTGTACCACGACCAGGCGAAGGAGTACTACTCATATGTTGGAAAGCATCTTTCTCAGCGGACAGACAGTGCGCTTCTGCCTAAGCGAGTTCAGTTTGAACTGCAGCGCTATGATTATTTTTATTCATTATTGAATTATATTATGGGTTCACATAGTCGCGATTTTGCGGTGATGCTAGCCAAGTTCCAAATGTATATTGATCCTATTAAGAAGCCTACAATCATCCAACTTGCGAGACTCTATCGAGCTAATTATCCTAAATTTATCAAACTAACGACTGAGGAACGGGAAAGACTTTCAAATGTTAATAATTATTCTGATCTTAATGATTTTTACCACCTCAGTACCGATAACACTTCAAGCACGCCTTTAAAAGAAGGTTTGCTTTGGTCATATAGGAATAATGGTTGGCATAAACAATGGGTAGTTCTACAAGGTTCTCAGCTTTCCGAATATTCCGATTGGAAGACTGAGGCGAAGGTCCGAAGTCGTCCATCTGTTAGTTTAACTTTTGCATGTGTGAAGCGGTCAGCTAAGAAACCTAACGGTTTCGACATTATTACAACAAACTCTGAAGCCAGGTCTTTCCAGGCAGaatctgaagatgaaatgAAGCAGTGGTTGCAGGTCCTCCAATCAGCAGTAGGCGTAATGAACATAGAAGACTCGGATGAGACAAGGGACCCGCTTACAATAGTTAGGAATACGGACCCATCTAACTCCACATGTTGTGACTGTCATAGTGATAAACTAGTTGAGTGGATATCCTTGAACTTGCTTTGCGTGGTTTGCATAAATTGCTCCGGTGTGCATCGCTCACTTGGTGCACACGTATCAAAAATACGATCTTTGACTCTGGACTCCTTTAACACTCGCGAATCAATGGATCTACTGAAATATGTTTCAAATTACTATGTTAACAGCCTTTATGAAGTGGATAAACCTCCCCTCGAACCAACAGCTACGACAGCGGAAAGAACTGCATACATAACAGAAAAGTATGCTGATCGCGATCAGAAGAGGCTCGGCGGGAGCCCGTCCAGACTGCGTGTATCATTGATTAAAGCGATACATTTAGAAAGTATTTATTTGCTGCAGAAATGTGTTGCTGAGGGAGTCTTACTCAGTGATAGCTATTGGGCACAAGCGTACGACGATGAGTCTCTTTTCCAGTATTCCTTGAAGCATTATGAGGGAACTAAAGAACATCAAATATTCACAGTTACAGAGTTCTTGGTTTTAAATGGCATGCCTGTCGATGATTTTACAGAGTCACCCGATTTAGCATCCAAGTGGTCTCCAGCACAGTTAGAGTACTGGAAAAGCAAATACCAAAGTCATCACTGTAAGAATGTCCAAGTGTCCCCGCAAAAGATACCAGAAGCTGTATACTCCTACATTGCGCGATCACCGACATCCCCGGTGGTAAACAGTTACAAAAGGTGGAGCATAGGCAGTAGTCCCGGGTCTAATTACCATTTTTCCCCTCCGATAATAGGAAAAAGGCACTTGAAGTTTCCCAAAAAGCCAAAGAAGATTAATCAAGATGAATAA